From a region of the Citricoccus muralis genome:
- a CDS encoding response regulator transcription factor, translated as MSQILMIEDEPRISSFVAKGLKAEGLATTVAGTGREGLILALTGGFELVILDLGLPDMDGFTVLEKIRAQDPGLPVIILTARASGEDTVTGLTSGADDYMPKPFRFAELVARVRLRLRSEGNSSSAPADPVLRHADLELDPIRHVAAIGGVEVDLSAREFSLAETFLRHPGQALSREQLLSRVWGYDFDPGSNVVDVYVRYLRNKLGVTRFTTVRGVGYRLVDEKDYQPADD; from the coding sequence GTGAGCCAAATCCTGATGATCGAAGACGAGCCGCGGATCAGTTCGTTCGTGGCCAAGGGCCTCAAGGCCGAGGGGCTGGCCACCACCGTGGCCGGCACCGGGCGCGAGGGCCTCATCCTGGCCCTGACCGGCGGCTTCGAGCTCGTCATCCTCGACCTCGGCCTGCCGGACATGGACGGCTTCACGGTGCTGGAGAAGATCCGGGCCCAGGACCCGGGTCTGCCGGTCATCATCCTCACGGCGCGGGCCTCCGGTGAGGACACCGTCACGGGGCTGACCTCCGGGGCCGATGACTACATGCCCAAACCGTTCCGCTTCGCCGAGCTGGTGGCCCGCGTGCGGTTGAGGCTGCGCTCCGAGGGCAACTCGTCCTCGGCCCCGGCAGACCCGGTGCTGCGCCATGCCGACCTCGAGCTGGACCCGATCCGGCACGTGGCGGCCATCGGCGGCGTCGAGGTGGACCTGTCCGCCCGCGAGTTCTCCCTGGCCGAGACCTTCCTGCGCCACCCCGGCCAGGCCCTGAGCCGCGAGCAGCTGCTGTCCCGGGTGTGGGGCTACGATTTCGATCCGGGCTCCAACGTGGTCGACGTCTACGTGCGCTACCTGCGTAACAAACTCGGCGTCACACGGTTCACCACCGTCCGCGGCGTCGGCTACCGCCTGGTGGACGAGAAGGACTACCAGCCCGCTGACGACTGA
- a CDS encoding GNAT family N-acetyltransferase: MPPATTPRTHRWPVSLEHGDLVLRPFRRWDQEEWTSLRTRNRDWLRRWDATNPEPATALKSYAEMVKVLNRSGKEGTALPWLICVRTSAAGVPVIAGQLSVSSIVRGSALSASLGYWIDQARAGQGLVPTAVALATDYCFSTLGLHRMEINIRPENVPSRRVVEKLGFRHEGMRRDFLHIDGAWRDHDAYALTAPEVPEGLLDRWERC, translated from the coding sequence ATGCCGCCTGCCACCACCCCCCGGACCCATCGCTGGCCCGTGTCCCTGGAACACGGGGACCTCGTGCTACGTCCGTTCCGCCGCTGGGACCAGGAGGAGTGGACCTCGCTGCGGACCCGCAACCGCGACTGGCTCCGCCGCTGGGATGCCACCAATCCCGAGCCGGCCACTGCCTTGAAGAGCTATGCCGAGATGGTGAAGGTCCTCAACCGCTCCGGCAAGGAGGGGACGGCGCTGCCGTGGCTGATCTGCGTGCGGACGTCCGCCGCCGGAGTGCCGGTGATCGCCGGACAGTTGAGCGTGTCCTCGATCGTGCGCGGTTCGGCGCTCTCGGCCTCGCTGGGCTATTGGATCGACCAGGCCCGGGCCGGGCAGGGGCTCGTGCCGACCGCCGTGGCTCTGGCCACCGACTACTGCTTCAGCACGCTCGGGCTGCACCGGATGGAGATCAACATCCGGCCGGAGAACGTCCCCAGCCGGCGCGTGGTGGAGAAGCTTGGCTTCCGGCACGAGGGGATGCGCCGGGATTTCCTGCACATTGATGGGGCCTGGCGGGACCATGATGCCTATGCCCTGACCGCTCCCGAGGTTCCGGAGGGACTGCTCGACCGGTGGGAGAGGTGCTGA
- a CDS encoding tetratricopeptide repeat protein, translated as MTEHDGAEPTPELPEDLTARLNAVLARRSLTGGPQGEPDTARGWLDVSYEAAYAEDLARASRAAEIGLTAPGGHDPVNRASLYRALASVAALTGDHTAATRHIADRAHVLAEAGYPHQARLETELGTMLLREPESFEATVLEGVLEDERTRSSHSVDTVLPDVLVALAVRHVEDGRFDPAVDLLEECLEILDARVAAGVPVPPESLASTRMFLAHVHLMSHEPEQSAEVADEVLAGQANRAVRAAMWMLKAVVAHERGDSGTAILDALRSVELHAAAGVRKGAASAAALLAGMADDAGDQQASILAWKVAVAQAEQGEVPEASDLTLALGHQLLEAEEHALAERVLAGLVRREEAARRLPGLARALVDLGHAARHQNRPEEALEHWGRASTLFEQAGATDEAARMYLASGALLNRQEKPEEAAERFSRAVELARQDEDSEDNDPAVLPQALHALGHVLCELGEERGVALLDEAIALAQDSSASWYEADFTDTRARGLWALRKGAAAVSSALTAADLFAASEDAMASSNAELFAAYVLLEQERAEEAASLFRMITEQEDTARYLRMAAWLGLAQSLDLSGDEEGATKARLEADAAASTESPDGDDEAGQAGAADSDPETEPDTD; from the coding sequence ATGACCGAGCACGACGGCGCTGAGCCGACGCCGGAGCTGCCGGAGGACCTCACGGCCCGCCTGAACGCGGTCCTGGCCCGCCGTTCGCTGACGGGAGGGCCCCAGGGCGAGCCGGACACGGCCCGCGGCTGGCTGGATGTCTCCTACGAGGCCGCCTACGCCGAGGACCTGGCCCGTGCCTCCCGTGCGGCCGAGATCGGCCTGACGGCCCCTGGCGGCCACGACCCGGTCAACCGCGCCAGCCTGTACCGGGCCTTGGCGTCCGTGGCCGCGCTGACCGGGGACCACACCGCCGCCACCCGTCACATCGCCGACCGCGCCCACGTCCTGGCCGAGGCCGGCTATCCGCACCAGGCCCGGCTGGAGACCGAGCTCGGCACCATGTTGCTCCGTGAGCCCGAATCGTTCGAGGCCACCGTGCTGGAGGGCGTTCTGGAGGACGAGCGGACCCGGTCCTCCCACTCCGTGGATACCGTGCTGCCGGACGTGCTGGTGGCACTGGCGGTCCGGCACGTCGAGGACGGCCGGTTCGATCCCGCCGTCGACCTGCTGGAGGAGTGCCTCGAGATCCTCGACGCCCGGGTGGCGGCCGGCGTACCGGTGCCCCCGGAGTCGTTGGCGTCCACGCGGATGTTCCTGGCCCATGTCCACCTGATGAGCCACGAGCCGGAGCAGTCCGCCGAGGTCGCCGACGAGGTCCTCGCCGGCCAGGCCAACCGCGCCGTGCGGGCCGCCATGTGGATGCTCAAGGCCGTCGTCGCCCATGAACGGGGAGACTCCGGCACCGCCATCCTCGATGCCCTGCGTTCGGTGGAGCTGCACGCCGCCGCAGGAGTGCGCAAGGGTGCCGCCTCGGCCGCGGCCCTGCTGGCCGGCATGGCGGACGATGCCGGCGACCAGCAGGCCTCCATCCTCGCCTGGAAGGTGGCCGTGGCCCAGGCCGAGCAGGGGGAGGTCCCGGAGGCCTCGGACCTGACGCTCGCCTTGGGGCACCAGTTGCTGGAGGCCGAGGAGCATGCCCTCGCCGAACGCGTGCTGGCCGGTCTGGTGCGCCGCGAGGAGGCCGCCCGGCGTCTGCCGGGCCTCGCACGCGCGTTGGTGGACCTGGGCCATGCGGCCCGTCATCAGAACCGGCCCGAAGAGGCCCTGGAGCATTGGGGCCGGGCCTCCACCCTGTTCGAGCAGGCCGGTGCCACCGATGAGGCGGCCCGCATGTATCTCGCCTCCGGCGCCCTGCTCAACCGGCAGGAAAAGCCGGAGGAGGCCGCCGAGCGGTTCTCCCGTGCCGTGGAGCTGGCCCGCCAGGACGAAGACTCCGAGGACAACGATCCTGCGGTCCTCCCCCAGGCCCTGCATGCGCTCGGGCACGTCCTGTGCGAGTTGGGCGAGGAACGCGGGGTGGCCCTGCTGGATGAGGCCATCGCCCTGGCCCAGGACTCCTCCGCGTCCTGGTACGAGGCCGACTTCACGGACACCCGTGCCCGCGGCTTGTGGGCCCTGCGCAAGGGCGCGGCCGCCGTCTCCTCCGCCCTCACGGCAGCCGACCTGTTCGCCGCTTCGGAGGACGCCATGGCCTCCTCCAACGCCGAGCTGTTCGCCGCCTACGTCCTTTTGGAGCAGGAGCGTGCCGAGGAGGCGGCCTCCCTCTTCCGGATGATCACCGAGCAGGAGGACACTGCCCGGTACCTGAGGATGGCCGCCTGGCTCGGGCTGGCCCAGTCCCTGGACCTGTCCGGGGACGAGGAGGGCGCCACGAAGGCACGCCTCGAGGCCGATGCCGCCGCCAGCACGGAGAGTCCGGACGGCGACGACGAAGCTGGCCAGGCGGGCGCGGCGGACAGCGACCCGGAGACCGAACCGGACACCGACTGA
- a CDS encoding NUDIX hydrolase, translating into MDFDSRVGAYGVVIRDRALLLSLWEGPTENIWTLPGGQVELGEQPHEACVREILEETGYQAELGDLLGVTSRTIEGGHRISRPGRHLLTVQVLYRAAIVSGELRPEVDGSSIDAAWIPLEELHRHRTSPTVHRALELAGVTR; encoded by the coding sequence ATGGATTTCGACAGCCGGGTCGGCGCCTACGGCGTCGTCATCCGTGACCGTGCACTGCTGCTGAGCCTATGGGAGGGACCCACCGAGAACATCTGGACGTTGCCCGGCGGCCAGGTGGAGCTGGGGGAGCAGCCCCACGAGGCCTGTGTGCGGGAGATCCTGGAGGAGACCGGCTACCAGGCGGAACTGGGTGACCTGCTCGGCGTCACCAGCCGCACCATCGAGGGCGGCCACCGAATCTCCCGCCCGGGACGCCACCTGCTGACCGTCCAAGTCCTGTACCGGGCCGCCATCGTCTCCGGCGAACTGCGTCCGGAGGTGGACGGATCCTCCATCGACGCCGCCTGGATTCCCCTCGAGGAACTGCACCGCCACCGCACCTCGCCGACCGTCCACCGCGCCCTCGAGCTCGCCGGGGTCACCCGATGA
- a CDS encoding phosphotransferase: MRKGAHRDEAEHRQVQYLSSAAVRGRLGEVLDGQGYHLDHAELVDLQHRPGAGATGVFRVHVTEDESEELFVALTAEAVPEDSVLAAGEDGDATWSAWFHPHDPLLTGLALASDPATVAALWGRGGTLVDLQTISYRPLRRAVLRAVVTGVPGSSDASGDHDASGTLDISSASGRRTVFLKVMRAGLATRLHHRHTLLAAAGVPVPVVLGPPVADVLALEQGEGEVLANAIMANGARQVEPADVVGILDRMPADLLELPRRDAWSDRTPDYGHAAATALPDQARRIRSLVDHLQRQLTVTDRGPVVPTHGDFYEANLLVKQNRISCVLDIDGAGPGHRVDDLACFLGHLAVLPAVDRRYVHVDEALRRFHGYFKTGVDPAALACRSAAVALSLVAGARDSGRGDWQRSARQRLEIAESLLDL, encoded by the coding sequence ATGCGCAAGGGCGCGCACCGGGACGAAGCGGAGCATCGGCAGGTACAGTACCTGTCCTCAGCAGCCGTCCGAGGCCGCCTCGGAGAGGTCCTCGACGGGCAGGGCTATCACCTCGATCACGCCGAACTCGTCGATCTCCAGCACCGTCCCGGTGCCGGGGCCACCGGCGTCTTCCGCGTCCACGTCACCGAGGACGAGTCGGAAGAACTCTTCGTCGCGCTGACCGCAGAAGCCGTGCCGGAGGACTCCGTCCTAGCGGCAGGCGAGGACGGGGACGCCACCTGGTCGGCCTGGTTCCATCCGCATGACCCGTTGCTTACCGGCCTGGCGCTGGCGTCCGACCCGGCGACGGTGGCTGCTCTCTGGGGCCGCGGCGGGACGCTGGTGGACCTGCAGACCATCAGCTACCGACCGCTGCGTCGAGCCGTCCTGCGCGCGGTGGTGACGGGCGTCCCGGGGAGCTCCGATGCCTCCGGCGATCATGACGCCTCCGGCACCTTAGATATTTCCAGCGCTTCTGGGCGGCGCACCGTCTTCCTCAAGGTCATGCGCGCCGGGCTGGCCACCCGGCTTCACCATCGTCACACGTTGCTGGCGGCGGCCGGCGTACCGGTGCCCGTGGTGCTCGGCCCGCCGGTCGCCGATGTGCTGGCCCTCGAACAGGGCGAGGGCGAGGTCCTGGCCAACGCGATCATGGCGAACGGGGCACGGCAGGTGGAACCGGCCGACGTCGTGGGGATCCTGGACCGGATGCCCGCCGATCTGCTCGAACTGCCGCGGCGCGATGCCTGGTCTGACCGCACGCCCGACTACGGGCACGCCGCCGCCACCGCCCTGCCGGACCAGGCCCGGCGGATCCGGTCCCTCGTGGACCACCTGCAGCGGCAACTGACCGTCACGGACCGTGGGCCGGTGGTGCCCACTCACGGCGACTTCTACGAGGCCAACCTGCTGGTGAAGCAGAACCGCATCAGCTGCGTGCTGGACATCGACGGCGCGGGGCCGGGCCACCGGGTGGACGACCTGGCGTGTTTCCTCGGACACCTGGCCGTGCTGCCGGCCGTCGACCGCCGATACGTCCACGTGGACGAGGCCCTGCGGCGCTTCCACGGGTACTTCAAGACCGGAGTCGATCCAGCGGCGCTGGCATGCCGCTCCGCCGCGGTGGCGCTGTCCCTGGTGGCCGGGGCTCGGGACTCGGGGCGGGGGGACTGGCAGCGATCAGCCCGGCAGCGGCTGGAGATCGCCGAATCGCTCCTGGACCTTTAG
- a CDS encoding pyridoxal phosphate-dependent aminotransferase, with protein sequence MAKTRTGQIKQSSKLLNVRYDVRGPILEEAQRMEAAGHRIMKLNIGNPAPFGFEAPDAILKDMVSHLPYAQGYSDSRGIYSARTAVSQYYQSRGIMGIDVEDVFIGNGVSELISMVLQALVDDGDEVLIPAPDYPLWTGATTLSGGSAVHYRCVEEEGWSPDLEDIESKVTDRTKAIVIINPNNPTGAVYSRQVLNGIVEIARRHNLVLMSDEIYEKILYDGARHINVAGLSDDVVTLTFSGLSKAYRVAGFRSGWVAISGPKHRATDFIEGLTLLANMRMCANVPAQHAIQTALGGYQSVNDLILPGGRLLEQRNLAQKLLSEIPGVSVQPAQGALYLFPRLDPEVYRIEDDEKFVIELLRAQKILVSHGRAFNWPDTDHFRLVTLPNVRDLEEGIGRIADFLEDYRER encoded by the coding sequence ATGGCAAAGACACGGACCGGTCAGATCAAACAGTCTTCGAAGCTCCTCAACGTGCGCTATGACGTGCGCGGACCGATCCTGGAAGAGGCCCAGCGCATGGAGGCGGCCGGCCACCGCATCATGAAGCTGAACATCGGCAACCCCGCCCCGTTCGGCTTCGAGGCCCCGGACGCCATCCTCAAGGACATGGTCTCCCACCTGCCCTACGCTCAGGGCTACTCCGACTCCCGCGGCATCTACTCGGCCCGGACCGCGGTCAGCCAGTACTACCAGTCCCGCGGGATCATGGGCATCGATGTGGAGGACGTCTTCATCGGCAACGGCGTCTCCGAGTTGATCTCGATGGTGCTGCAGGCGCTGGTGGACGACGGTGACGAGGTGCTCATCCCCGCCCCGGACTACCCGTTGTGGACCGGTGCCACCACCCTCTCGGGCGGCAGTGCGGTGCACTACCGCTGCGTGGAGGAGGAGGGCTGGTCCCCGGACCTCGAGGACATCGAGTCCAAGGTGACGGACCGGACCAAGGCCATCGTCATCATCAACCCGAACAACCCCACCGGGGCGGTCTACTCCCGTCAGGTGCTCAACGGGATCGTGGAGATTGCCCGCCGGCACAACCTGGTGCTGATGAGTGACGAGATCTACGAGAAGATCCTCTACGACGGCGCCCGTCACATCAACGTTGCCGGACTGTCCGACGACGTGGTGACGTTGACCTTCTCGGGGCTGTCCAAGGCCTACCGGGTGGCCGGATTCCGCTCCGGCTGGGTGGCCATCTCCGGGCCCAAGCACCGGGCCACCGATTTCATCGAGGGCCTGACCCTGCTGGCCAACATGCGCATGTGCGCCAACGTCCCGGCCCAGCACGCCATCCAGACCGCCCTGGGCGGCTACCAGTCCGTCAACGACCTCATCCTCCCCGGCGGGAGGTTGCTGGAACAGCGCAACCTGGCGCAGAAGCTGCTCTCCGAGATCCCCGGGGTGAGCGTGCAGCCGGCCCAGGGCGCCCTGTACCTGTTCCCGCGGCTGGACCCGGAGGTCTACCGGATCGAGGACGATGAGAAGTTCGTCATCGAGCTGCTGAGGGCCCAGAAGATCCTGGTCTCCCACGGCCGCGCCTTCAACTGGCCGGACACCGACCACTTCCGCCTCGTCACGCTGCCGAACGTGCGGGACCTGGAGGAGGGCATCGGACGCATCGCCGACTTCCTGGAGGACTATCGTGAGCGCTAA
- a CDS encoding MFS transporter small subunit → MSTDNESTPDSRAHAEAATGGSTPAMDTGGTYRAVAVFLAVIVIAALAYGLVQTAIKASALFTG, encoded by the coding sequence GTGAGCACCGACAACGAGAGCACCCCTGACAGCCGCGCCCACGCCGAGGCGGCAACGGGAGGAAGCACCCCGGCCATGGACACCGGCGGCACCTACCGCGCCGTGGCCGTCTTCCTCGCCGTGATCGTCATCGCCGCCCTGGCGTACGGCCTGGTCCAGACGGCCATCAAGGCCTCGGCGCTCTTCACCGGCTAA
- a CDS encoding L-lactate MFS transporter: MPNILDREAIVAPRQFNRWLIPAAALAIHLCIGQVYAFSVFKIPMMGHFEAGDVAVGWIFSVAIAMLGLSAAFGGTWVERAGPRKSMVVAGSFWVVGFFVATVGIATGQLWLVYLGYGVIGGIGLGIGYISPVSTLMKWFPDRPGLATGLAIMGFGGGALIASPMSNSLMVLYGGGAEPEQLQSGLMQTFLTLAIIYAVVIALGAIVIRVPHPEWRPAGWNPSEAAAKPMQTTANVSARSSIKTPQFWLLWIVLFCNVTAGIGILENAAPMIQGYFDWITPAAAAGFVGLLSIANMAGRFVWSTTSDYWGRKNNYMMYLGIGLAMYLIIALMGGANLVVFIVATMVIISFYGGGFSTVPAYLKDMFGVFQVGAIHGRLLTAWSAAGIAGPLIVNSVLESEAAAGKTGAELYTVSLYIMVGLLAVGFIANLLVRPVAEKHHISEDQIREKEHAK, from the coding sequence ATGCCCAACATCCTCGATCGAGAGGCCATTGTCGCCCCTCGACAATTCAATCGCTGGCTGATCCCGGCCGCCGCACTGGCGATTCACCTGTGTATCGGCCAGGTCTATGCCTTCAGTGTCTTCAAGATCCCGATGATGGGCCATTTCGAGGCCGGTGACGTGGCGGTCGGGTGGATCTTCTCCGTAGCCATCGCCATGCTCGGCCTGTCCGCCGCCTTCGGGGGTACGTGGGTCGAGCGGGCCGGGCCGCGCAAGTCGATGGTCGTCGCCGGCAGCTTCTGGGTCGTCGGATTCTTCGTCGCCACCGTGGGCATCGCCACCGGTCAGCTCTGGCTCGTCTACCTCGGCTACGGCGTGATCGGCGGCATCGGCCTCGGCATCGGCTACATCTCCCCCGTGTCCACGCTGATGAAGTGGTTCCCGGACCGGCCCGGCCTGGCCACCGGCCTGGCGATCATGGGATTCGGCGGCGGCGCGCTGATCGCCAGCCCCATGTCCAACAGCCTCATGGTGCTCTACGGCGGCGGCGCCGAGCCGGAGCAGCTCCAGAGCGGTCTGATGCAGACCTTCCTCACCCTGGCCATCATCTATGCCGTGGTCATCGCCCTGGGTGCGATCGTGATCCGCGTCCCCCACCCCGAGTGGAGGCCGGCCGGCTGGAACCCGTCGGAGGCCGCCGCCAAGCCGATGCAGACCACGGCGAACGTGTCTGCCAGATCGTCCATCAAGACCCCCCAGTTCTGGCTGCTGTGGATCGTGCTGTTCTGCAACGTGACCGCCGGCATCGGCATCCTGGAGAACGCCGCCCCCATGATCCAGGGGTACTTCGACTGGATCACCCCGGCCGCCGCCGCCGGCTTCGTGGGCCTGCTGTCCATCGCCAACATGGCCGGCCGCTTCGTGTGGTCCACCACCTCGGACTACTGGGGCCGCAAGAACAACTACATGATGTACCTCGGCATCGGACTGGCCATGTACCTGATCATCGCCCTGATGGGCGGGGCCAACCTGGTGGTCTTCATCGTCGCCACGATGGTCATCATCTCGTTCTACGGCGGCGGGTTCTCCACGGTCCCGGCGTACCTGAAGGACATGTTCGGCGTCTTCCAGGTCGGGGCCATCCACGGCCGCCTGCTGACCGCCTGGTCCGCGGCAGGCATCGCCGGGCCGCTGATCGTCAACAGCGTGCTGGAGTCCGAGGCCGCCGCCGGCAAGACCGGTGCTGAGCTGTACACGGTCTCGCTGTACATCATGGTCGGCCTGCTGGCCGTCGGTTTCATCGCCAACCTGCTGGTCCGTCCAGTGGCCGAGAAGCACCACATCTCCGAGGACCAGATCCGCGAGAAGGAGCACGCCAAGTGA
- a CDS encoding sensor histidine kinase, producing MTAPPGTHPESPAREQSRAGGRLRTLRALVTNWSALPVRTRVVALLVFLTAVALLLSGATAYALQRSGMARQVDDSLTRSVQEFRILAQEGIDPATGDPFSASDQLVFTAMQRTLPAEHEGMLGFQDGEISWTASSAVELRLEDDSELVRWAADQLGSDGVAIQTITTAQTTYRAVAVPIHFDNDTAPSLMLLAYDFSAELGDLDGTFLTYGLVGFGVMIVVGVAGWLLVGRLLHPLRILQSTAAEISGTDLRRRVPVSGQDDVAELAETFNEMLDRLQGAFSSQRQLLDDVGHELRTPITIVQGHLELQDAEDAADVREVREIALDELDRMRLLVDDLVTLAKSGRPDFVDTEPTDVGTLTRDVLGKASPLGPRIWTLDHAADVTVSLDAQRITQAWLQLASNAVKYSEEGSKVSLGSQALSGTLRLWVRDQGIGIRPEDREDIFERFGRGSNSTRAEGSGLGLNIVTAIVQAHGGSVDVQSAPGIGSTFYIDLPLDGPADGSLDGLLDVTEVDGADGGHIRQVGSPVSKTSHPKDGAA from the coding sequence ATGACCGCTCCCCCGGGAACGCACCCAGAGTCGCCGGCCCGGGAGCAATCCCGGGCCGGCGGCCGTTTGCGGACCCTTCGGGCCCTGGTCACCAACTGGAGTGCGCTGCCCGTGCGCACCCGGGTGGTTGCACTCCTCGTCTTCCTCACCGCCGTGGCCCTGCTGCTCTCCGGGGCGACGGCCTACGCCCTGCAGCGCAGCGGCATGGCCCGGCAGGTCGACGACTCCCTGACGCGGTCGGTCCAGGAATTCCGCATCCTGGCGCAGGAGGGCATCGATCCGGCCACCGGTGATCCGTTCTCGGCCTCGGACCAGTTGGTGTTCACGGCCATGCAGCGCACCCTGCCGGCCGAGCACGAGGGCATGCTGGGATTCCAGGACGGCGAGATCAGCTGGACGGCGTCCTCCGCCGTGGAGCTGCGGCTCGAGGACGATTCGGAGCTGGTGCGGTGGGCCGCGGACCAGCTCGGTTCGGACGGGGTGGCCATCCAGACGATCACCACCGCCCAGACCACCTACCGGGCCGTCGCCGTGCCCATCCACTTCGACAATGACACGGCACCGTCCCTGATGCTCCTCGCCTACGATTTCTCGGCCGAGCTCGGCGACCTGGACGGCACCTTCCTGACCTACGGTCTCGTCGGCTTCGGCGTCATGATCGTGGTCGGCGTGGCCGGGTGGCTCCTGGTGGGCCGGCTGCTCCACCCCCTGCGCATCCTGCAGTCCACGGCAGCGGAGATCTCCGGCACGGACCTGCGGCGCCGCGTCCCGGTCTCCGGCCAGGACGACGTGGCCGAGCTGGCCGAGACCTTCAACGAGATGCTGGACCGCCTCCAGGGCGCCTTCTCGTCCCAGCGGCAATTGTTGGATGACGTCGGGCACGAGTTGCGCACCCCGATCACCATCGTCCAGGGGCACCTGGAGTTGCAGGATGCCGAGGACGCGGCCGATGTCCGCGAGGTCCGGGAGATCGCCCTCGACGAACTGGACCGGATGCGGCTGCTCGTGGACGATCTCGTCACCCTGGCGAAGTCCGGCAGGCCGGACTTCGTCGATACCGAACCGACCGACGTCGGGACCCTCACCCGCGATGTGCTGGGCAAGGCGTCCCCGCTGGGACCCCGGATCTGGACCCTGGACCATGCGGCCGACGTGACTGTGTCCCTGGATGCCCAGCGCATCACTCAGGCGTGGCTGCAGCTGGCGTCCAACGCGGTGAAATACTCGGAGGAGGGCTCCAAGGTCTCCCTCGGCTCGCAGGCGCTGTCCGGCACCCTGCGCCTGTGGGTGCGGGATCAGGGCATCGGCATCCGTCCCGAGGATCGGGAGGACATCTTCGAGCGCTTCGGACGGGGCTCCAACAGCACCCGCGCCGAGGGCTCCGGACTGGGGCTGAACATCGTCACCGCGATAGTCCAGGCCCACGGCGGCAGTGTGGATGTCCAGTCCGCGCCGGGCATCGGATCCACCTTCTACATCGACCTGCCGCTGGACGGCCCTGCGGACGGCTCTCTGGACGGCCTTCTAGACGTCACGGAGGTTGATGGAGCGGACGGCGGCCACATCCGGCAGGTAGGTTCTCCAGTGAGCAAGACCTCCCATCCCAAGGACGGTGCGGCGTGA
- a CDS encoding PPK2 family polyphosphate kinase, producing the protein MEFHADPWRALRARTTDGTPGAPEAPLGPLDVDPDTKPGYLGGKAEGEATLQARAERLSELQELLYANGVAGTPDENGRERSLLLLVQAMDTAGKGGIMRHVIGAMDPQGVEDAAFKAPTEEEKQQHFLWRIRPHVPQSGYVGVWDRSHYEDVLIHRVRGLASMEEIEQRYADIRAFEQELVAGGTRIIKVMLHLSKDEQKERLAERLERPDKFWKYSPTDVDERAYWDEYMEAYRAAIAETDTDDAPWFIVPANRKWYSRIAVQELMIRVLEGMGLDWPPAEFDVAAEQKRLASS; encoded by the coding sequence ATGGAGTTCCACGCGGACCCGTGGCGTGCGCTGCGGGCCCGCACCACGGACGGGACACCCGGGGCACCGGAGGCGCCCCTGGGACCGCTCGACGTGGATCCGGACACCAAGCCGGGCTACCTCGGCGGCAAGGCGGAGGGGGAAGCCACCCTCCAGGCCCGCGCCGAACGGCTGTCCGAACTCCAGGAGCTGCTCTACGCCAACGGCGTGGCCGGCACTCCGGACGAGAATGGGCGGGAGCGCTCCCTGCTGCTGTTGGTCCAGGCGATGGACACCGCCGGCAAGGGCGGGATCATGCGGCACGTGATCGGCGCCATGGACCCCCAAGGTGTGGAGGACGCTGCCTTCAAGGCACCCACCGAGGAGGAGAAGCAACAGCACTTCCTCTGGCGCATCCGCCCGCACGTCCCGCAGAGCGGCTACGTAGGCGTCTGGGACCGGTCTCACTACGAGGACGTGCTGATCCACCGGGTCCGCGGACTGGCCTCCATGGAGGAGATCGAGCAACGCTACGCGGACATCCGTGCGTTCGAGCAGGAACTGGTGGCGGGCGGCACCCGCATCATCAAGGTGATGCTGCACCTGTCCAAGGACGAGCAGAAGGAGCGCCTGGCCGAACGGCTGGAACGCCCGGACAAGTTCTGGAAGTACAGCCCCACGGACGTGGATGAACGCGCCTATTGGGACGAGTACATGGAGGCGTACCGGGCAGCCATCGCCGAGACGGACACGGATGACGCCCCCTGGTTCATCGTTCCGGCCAACCGCAAGTGGTACTCCCGGATTGCCGTCCAGGAGTTGATGATCAGGGTGCTGGAGGGCATGGGCCTCGACTGGCCGCCGGCTGAATTCGATGTGGCGGCGGAGCAGAAGCGTCTCGCCTCGAGTTGA